One stretch of Brevibacillus laterosporus DNA includes these proteins:
- a CDS encoding lanthionine synthetase, producing the protein MEKNKVVTGNEHVWIGIKKEELRTKAFSIALKVAEKLRDPIQVEKVVMHKDNISTIGEVPQYPWGATSLSHGYPGTILFFAELDRHFPEEGWDIVAHEHLLALQEKIRSIGVSSDSMFGGIAGISFATLVASHNRKRYQRFLGQLDQLLAQRTVAMIEDEYVLHKKRGGSNPHIYDVINGVSGIGRYLLASKQINELHSALQDVLRYLVYLSQPMEWEDGRKIPGWYLTQEMQYLDKDKEMYSKGNFNLGFAHGIPGPLALLSLATREGIEVTGQRDAIHRIAEWLMRWQETDEYGIMWRDRVSLEDELESEFRSQSSFRRDAWCYGTPGVAHSLHLAGEALQDSSYCNLAFQAYDHIFKRPVSDWNLYSDTFCHGKAGLLQMTMRMDMVADDERYQPYIEYLTETLVNNYNPSLPFGYQDIEPRDGQRIGLNKAGALEGAAGIGLALLSASSKQEPIWDQPFLLA; encoded by the coding sequence ATGGAGAAAAATAAAGTGGTGACGGGTAATGAGCATGTATGGATAGGGATTAAAAAAGAGGAGTTAAGAACGAAAGCTTTTTCAATCGCACTCAAGGTAGCAGAGAAGCTGAGAGACCCCATTCAGGTAGAGAAAGTCGTGATGCACAAAGATAACATAAGTACCATAGGTGAGGTACCTCAATATCCTTGGGGGGCCACTAGTCTTTCCCACGGATATCCTGGTACGATTCTCTTTTTTGCTGAGCTGGACCGACACTTTCCTGAAGAAGGATGGGATATTGTTGCTCATGAACATCTTCTCGCTTTACAAGAAAAAATTAGGTCGATAGGTGTTTCAAGTGATTCCATGTTCGGTGGAATAGCAGGGATAAGCTTTGCTACGCTGGTAGCTTCACACAATCGGAAGCGTTATCAACGCTTTCTCGGACAATTGGATCAATTGTTAGCTCAAAGAACCGTGGCCATGATTGAAGATGAATATGTCCTCCATAAAAAAAGAGGGGGCAGTAATCCTCATATCTATGACGTCATTAATGGTGTTTCAGGAATTGGTCGTTATTTACTAGCAAGCAAACAAATTAATGAACTTCACTCTGCCTTACAAGATGTATTGCGATATCTAGTTTATCTAAGCCAGCCTATGGAATGGGAAGATGGTAGAAAGATACCAGGGTGGTACTTGACTCAAGAAATGCAATATTTAGATAAAGACAAAGAAATGTACTCAAAAGGTAACTTTAACCTAGGTTTTGCCCATGGAATTCCTGGACCATTAGCATTATTATCACTTGCTACGCGAGAAGGAATAGAAGTAACTGGTCAGCGGGACGCAATTCATAGAATAGCTGAATGGCTGATGAGGTGGCAGGAAACAGATGAGTACGGGATTATGTGGAGAGACAGGGTTAGTTTGGAGGATGAGCTAGAGAGTGAATTTCGTTCCCAATCATCATTCCGACGCGATGCATGGTGCTATGGTACACCAGGAGTAGCACATTCACTCCATTTAGCTGGTGAAGCTTTACAAGATTCATCCTATTGTAATCTGGCTTTTCAAGCCTATGATCATATTTTCAAAAGACCCGTAAGCGATTGGAATCTCTACTCAGATACGTTTTGTCATGGAAAAGCTGGACTTTTGCAAATGACGATGCGTATGGATATGGTTGCAGATGATGAACGTTATCAACCATATATAGAGTATTTAACAGAGACCTTAGTAAATAATTATAACCCTTCACTTCCCTTTGGATATCAGGATATAGAACCAAGAGATGGTCAAAGAATAGGGCTTAATAAGGCAGGTGCACTTGAAGGAGCGGCTGGTATTGGTCTTGCTCTACTCTCTGCAAGCAGCAAACAAGAGCCTATATGGGATCAACCATTTTTACTTGCCTAA
- a CDS encoding Mersacidin decarboxylase produces MHDPFLKDKKLLVGLSGSSAVLGLPAYLGVFRAIFKEVKVIMTEAATKLIAPSTILLFCDEVFIDEDLGLEKKMNHVELARWADLFIILPATANVIGQAANGIALNLLTSTILASPNPVMFFPNMNRLMWTKKVVQRNVSQLREDNHIVVTPLEAMAYEIASGTMQPNYILPPGQTVIQEMKNTLLEREEETVVST; encoded by the coding sequence ATGCACGATCCATTTCTTAAGGATAAGAAACTTTTAGTCGGTTTATCAGGTTCGAGTGCCGTTTTGGGATTGCCTGCTTATCTTGGCGTGTTTCGCGCCATTTTTAAAGAGGTAAAGGTGATCATGACAGAAGCGGCCACAAAGCTCATCGCTCCGTCTACAATCTTGCTTTTCTGTGATGAGGTCTTTATAGATGAAGATCTTGGTCTTGAGAAAAAAATGAACCACGTTGAGTTAGCTCGATGGGCTGATCTGTTTATCATCTTGCCGGCTACGGCAAATGTCATCGGGCAAGCAGCCAATGGAATTGCCCTCAACTTGCTAACTTCTACCATTCTAGCTTCTCCAAATCCTGTCATGTTTTTTCCAAATATGAATCGTTTAATGTGGACAAAAAAAGTCGTTCAGCGCAACGTAAGCCAGCTTAGAGAAGACAACCACATAGTTGTCACACCACTAGAGGCCATGGCCTATGAAATAGCTTCGGGCACCATGCAGCCAAACTACATCTTGCCTCCGGGCCAAACAGTGATTCAAGAGATGAAAAACACTTTGCTTGAACGAGAAGAGGAGACAGTTGTTTCTACATAA
- a CDS encoding amino acid adenylation domain-containing protein, with protein MDLSTLNFLDEAEKHKLLNQFNDTDADFPQEMTIHALFEKQVQERPNHTAIIFKEQSMTYKEINERANQVAHSLRKHGVIPDEIVGILADRNIDMIVAILGVLKAGAAYMPIDPTYPTERIHYMINDSQTKIVLVEDSEMSPEGCKVDLIFLHDPSLLEEETTNLLHVNKPEDLAYIIYTSGSTGKPKGVMIEHCNVIRLLFNDRNLFDFNSEDVWTVFHSFCFDFSVWEMYGALLNGGKIVLVSFEVARDPNAFRKLLQEQKVTILNQTPTAFYQLTSEEMQHSDGNLSIRKIIFGGEALTPSQLVAWKQKYPNTALINMYGITETTVHVTYKEFDLVDMGSTVSNIGKPIPTLKTYVLDQRKNLVPIGVKGELYVSGKGVARGYLNKPELTEERFMENPFIPGERMYRTGDLARWLPEGELEYLGRIDQQVKIRGYRIELGEIEAELLKLKGIKEAVLLVTNDKNEQPQLQAYMTSTEDWSPSDLRIQLTTTLPSYMIPAHFIFVSHMPITSNGKIDKESLRKIEPTLQESSTGMYVAPQTPTDQQLALIWEENIGMEPISIDNNYFALGGDSIKAIKLLHAINKEFQVNFQIGDLYKHGTIREMGQQIGEKGKQSSNQKQMKLQELERLKEKILGSDK; from the coding sequence ATGGATTTATCTACATTAAATTTTTTGGATGAAGCAGAAAAGCACAAGTTGTTGAATCAATTCAATGATACGGACGCTGATTTTCCTCAGGAGATGACCATTCATGCACTGTTTGAAAAGCAGGTCCAAGAAAGACCGAATCATACTGCCATCATTTTTAAAGAACAAAGTATGACGTATAAAGAAATAAATGAACGAGCAAATCAAGTGGCACATAGCTTACGAAAACATGGAGTTATTCCAGATGAGATTGTTGGGATTCTAGCAGATCGTAATATTGACATGATCGTTGCAATTCTTGGTGTTCTAAAGGCTGGCGCTGCTTATATGCCTATTGATCCTACATATCCTACCGAACGTATTCACTATATGATCAACGACAGTCAAACCAAAATTGTACTAGTTGAAGATAGTGAAATGTCTCCAGAGGGCTGCAAAGTAGATCTGATATTCTTACATGATCCATCCCTGTTAGAAGAGGAAACTACGAATCTATTACATGTAAATAAGCCCGAGGATTTGGCCTATATTATCTACACATCTGGCTCTACTGGTAAGCCAAAAGGGGTTATGATTGAACATTGCAATGTGATTCGCCTGTTATTTAATGACAGGAATTTGTTTGATTTTAATAGTGAAGATGTTTGGACAGTGTTCCATTCGTTTTGCTTTGATTTCTCTGTTTGGGAGATGTATGGAGCTTTACTGAATGGAGGGAAAATTGTCCTCGTTTCTTTTGAGGTAGCGAGAGATCCGAATGCCTTTCGGAAATTGCTTCAAGAGCAAAAGGTTACTATTTTGAATCAAACCCCTACAGCATTCTATCAACTCACATCGGAAGAGATGCAGCATTCAGATGGAAATTTATCTATTCGTAAAATCATCTTTGGTGGAGAGGCATTGACCCCATCACAGTTAGTAGCATGGAAGCAAAAATATCCAAACACAGCATTGATTAATATGTATGGTATTACAGAAACAACTGTTCATGTTACTTATAAGGAATTCGATTTAGTTGATATGGGCAGTACAGTTAGTAATATTGGAAAGCCTATCCCTACGTTAAAAACCTATGTTTTAGACCAAAGGAAAAACTTGGTTCCAATTGGGGTGAAGGGCGAGCTGTATGTAAGCGGCAAAGGAGTTGCTCGAGGTTATTTAAACAAACCTGAATTGACGGAAGAGCGATTTATGGAAAATCCTTTTATTCCTGGAGAAAGAATGTATCGCACGGGAGACTTGGCAAGGTGGCTACCTGAAGGAGAGCTAGAATACTTAGGTAGAATTGACCAACAAGTAAAAATAAGGGGCTATCGCATTGAGCTCGGAGAAATAGAAGCCGAACTTCTGAAGCTGAAAGGCATTAAGGAAGCAGTGCTCTTGGTTACAAATGATAAAAATGAACAACCACAGTTACAAGCTTATATGACATCTACGGAGGATTGGTCACCTTCTGATCTTCGTATTCAACTTACTACAACATTACCCTCTTACATGATTCCGGCTCATTTCATTTTTGTATCGCATATGCCTATTACATCAAATGGAAAAATTGATAAAGAATCACTTCGAAAAATAGAACCAACACTTCAAGAAAGCTCTACAGGAATGTACGTAGCTCCACAAACACCTACAGATCAACAGTTAGCTCTTATATGGGAAGAAAATATCGGAATGGAGCCCATCAGTATTGATAACAATTATTTTGCTTTGGGTGGAGACTCTATCAAGGCTATTAAGTTATTACACGCTATAAACAAGGAGTTTCAAGTTAACTTCCAAATTGGCGATTTGTACAAACATGGCACGATTCGAGAAATGGGTCAACAAATCGGAGAAAAAGGTAAGCAATCTAGTAATCAAAAACAGATGAAGCTTCAAGAATTGGAACGCCTAAAAGAGAAAATTCTGGGAAGTGATAAATAA